One Sphingomonas limnosediminicola DNA segment encodes these proteins:
- a CDS encoding sigma-70 family RNA polymerase sigma factor: protein MGDRADEQDESLVAAAAAGDRAAFEALLRRHYDRIHGIAWQLTGSRADADDIAQEVCCALVEKIGSFRGEAKFTTWLTGITFNACRDFRRRRRSLGGFLDKLTVLAGLSREEPHRDPYDGVWLKSAIARLSPTLRDTVVLVAGQQLSHAEVAAVLGIPEKTVAWRMHQARKLLSADEK, encoded by the coding sequence ATGGGGGATCGCGCCGACGAACAGGATGAAAGTCTCGTCGCTGCGGCGGCTGCGGGAGATCGCGCGGCGTTCGAGGCTCTACTTCGCCGGCACTACGATCGCATTCACGGCATTGCCTGGCAGCTGACCGGATCGCGTGCGGATGCCGACGACATCGCGCAGGAGGTTTGCTGCGCGCTGGTCGAGAAGATCGGCAGCTTTCGCGGCGAGGCCAAGTTTACGACATGGCTGACTGGGATCACCTTCAATGCCTGCCGCGACTTCCGGCGGCGGCGGCGGTCGCTTGGCGGGTTTCTCGACAAGCTGACGGTGCTTGCCGGGCTGTCGAGGGAAGAGCCGCACCGCGACCCTTATGACGGCGTGTGGTTGAAGAGCGCCATTGCGCGCCTCTCGCCCACGCTGCGCGACACCGTTGTGCTCGTCGCGGGGCAGCAGCTTTCGCATGCAGAGGTCGCAGCAGTACTCGGCATCCCCGAGAAGACCGTGGCCTGGCGCATGCATCAGGCGCGCAAGCTTCTTTCCGCCGACGAAAAATAA
- a CDS encoding DNA-directed RNA polymerase subunit alpha yields MAVNAKNWQELKKPNALEKKQSGGDSRRRAAFVAEPLERGFGMTLGNSLRRVLLSSLQGAAVTSIKIDGVLHEFSSLTGVREDVTDIVLNVKQIALRMEGEGPKRLHLSATGPAEVTAGMIATSGDIEVTNPDLVICHLDEGATLNMELTVDIGKGYQPAAANRPADAPIGLIPVDALYSPVRQVAYKVENTRVGQELDYDKLTLTIETDGTVAPEDALAYAARILQDQLQLFVHFDDSQVRMAPSPMIGGATAAMPVETQTDTNQLNRYLLKKVDELELSVRSANCLKNDNIIYIGDLVQKTEAEMLRTPNFGRKSLNEIKEVLASMGLRLGMDIPGWPPENIEEMAKKLEQEMLG; encoded by the coding sequence ATGGCCGTCAACGCAAAGAACTGGCAGGAACTCAAGAAGCCCAACGCGCTCGAGAAGAAGCAGTCGGGAGGCGACAGCCGCCGCCGCGCCGCGTTCGTCGCCGAGCCACTGGAGCGTGGCTTCGGAATGACGTTGGGCAACTCGCTTCGCCGCGTGCTGCTGAGCTCGCTCCAGGGCGCCGCCGTCACGTCGATCAAGATCGATGGCGTTCTCCACGAATTTTCGAGCCTGACGGGCGTCCGTGAGGACGTCACCGACATCGTGCTCAACGTGAAGCAGATCGCGCTTCGCATGGAAGGCGAGGGCCCGAAGCGCCTTCATCTTTCGGCCACCGGCCCGGCGGAAGTCACCGCGGGCATGATCGCAACGTCGGGCGACATCGAGGTCACCAACCCCGACCTTGTGATCTGTCACCTGGACGAGGGCGCGACGCTCAACATGGAGCTGACGGTGGACATCGGTAAGGGCTACCAGCCCGCCGCCGCCAATCGTCCGGCCGACGCGCCGATCGGCCTCATCCCGGTTGACGCGCTGTACAGCCCGGTCCGCCAGGTTGCGTACAAGGTTGAGAACACCCGCGTCGGGCAGGAGCTCGATTATGACAAGCTCACGCTGACGATCGAGACCGACGGAACGGTCGCGCCGGAAGACGCGCTCGCTTACGCCGCACGCATCCTGCAGGACCAGCTTCAGCTGTTCGTCCACTTCGACGACAGCCAGGTTCGCATGGCGCCGTCGCCGATGATCGGAGGCGCGACTGCGGCGATGCCGGTCGAAACGCAGACCGACACCAACCAGCTCAACCGTTACCTTCTCAAGAAGGTCGACGAGCTCGAGCTGTCGGTGCGCAGCGCCAACTGCCTCAAGAACGACAACATCATCTACATCGGCGACCTGGTCCAGAAGACCGAAGCCGAGATGCTGCGCACGCCGAATTTCGGCCGCAAGTCGCTCAACGAGATCAAGGAAGTGCTCGCGTCGATGGGCCTTCGCCTCGGCATGGACATCCCCGGATGGCCGCCGGAGAACATCGAAGAGATGGCCAAGAAGCTCGAGCAGGAAATGCTCGGCTAA
- the rpsK gene encoding 30S ribosomal protein S11 — protein sequence MAREPQRLRRRERKNISAGVAHVNASFNNTMITITDAQGNAIAWSSAGMMGFKGSRKSTPYAAQVAAEDAGRKAAEHGVRTLEVEVKGPGSGRESALRALQAVGFQITSIRDVTPIPHNGVRPSKRRRV from the coding sequence ATGGCACGCGAACCGCAGCGTCTCCGCAGAAGGGAGCGCAAGAACATTTCGGCCGGCGTGGCTCACGTCAACGCCAGCTTCAACAACACCATGATCACCATCACCGACGCCCAGGGCAATGCTATTGCCTGGTCGAGCGCCGGCATGATGGGCTTCAAGGGCAGCCGCAAGTCGACCCCCTATGCCGCGCAGGTCGCCGCAGAGGACGCGGGCCGCAAGGCTGCCGAGCATGGCGTCCGCACGCTCGAGGTCGAGGTCAAGGGCCCCGGATCGGGCCGTGAAAGCGCGCTTCGTGCGCTGCAGGCCGTCGGCTTCCAGATCACTTCGATCCGCGACGTGACCCCGATCCCGCACAACGGTGTCCGTCCGAGCAAGAGGCGTCGCGTCTAA
- the rpsM gene encoding 30S ribosomal protein S13: MARIAGVNIPTNKRVEIALTYIHGIGRTTAKKITEQLGITSEKRVQDLTDQEVLHIREAIDKDFTVEGDLRRETAMNIKRLMDLACYRGLRHRRGLPVRGQRTHTNARTRKGKAKPIAGKKK, encoded by the coding sequence ATGGCTCGTATTGCCGGGGTCAACATCCCCACCAACAAGCGCGTCGAAATCGCGCTGACCTACATCCACGGTATTGGCCGCACGACGGCCAAGAAGATCACCGAGCAGCTCGGAATCACGTCCGAGAAGCGCGTTCAGGACCTGACCGACCAGGAAGTCCTGCACATCCGCGAAGCGATCGACAAGGACTTCACGGTCGAGGGCGATCTTCGCCGTGAGACCGCGATGAACATCAAGCGACTGATGGACCTCGCCTGCTACCGCGGGCTTCGCCATCGCAGGGGCCTCCCGGTTCGCGGCCAGCGCACGCACACCAATGCGCGTACCCGCAAGGGCAAGGCCAAGCCGATCGCGGGCAAGAAGAAGTAA
- a CDS encoding DUF2127 domain-containing protein, translating to MHERNIHRLYQISVALKGLHALAEIAGGIALSLFSTDAILRLLYRVDRHDAFARFFTPNEHRYYAFYLISHGLANLVIVVGLLREKLWAYPATFAVLSLFIAYQVQRYVYVRDPGLIILSLLDVIVMALAWHEYRLVKRIVGLR from the coding sequence ATGCACGAACGGAACATCCATCGGCTGTATCAGATCAGTGTCGCGCTGAAGGGGCTTCACGCGCTCGCCGAGATCGCCGGCGGCATCGCGCTGTCGCTGTTCAGCACCGACGCGATCCTCCGGCTCCTCTATCGCGTCGACCGGCACGACGCCTTCGCCCGTTTTTTCACCCCCAACGAGCACCGCTATTACGCATTCTATTTGATCAGCCACGGCCTGGCGAACCTGGTCATCGTCGTCGGCCTGCTGCGCGAGAAGCTGTGGGCCTATCCCGCCACCTTCGCGGTGCTGAGCCTGTTCATCGCCTATCAGGTGCAACGCTACGTCTACGTGCGCGACCCCGGCCTCATCATCCTGAGCCTGCTCGACGTGATCGTCATGGCCCTCGCCTGGCACGAGTACCGCCTGGTCAAAAGGATCGTCGGCCTCCGCTGA
- a CDS encoding bifunctional riboflavin kinase/FAD synthetase, producing the protein MQRATIDDVPDDLKGSIVALGNFDGFHLGHQAVVGRAVQRGFHERRKVIVATFEPHPVRYFKPDLPPFRLTTLDQREELFAHAGADAMLVFEFGEKLRETSAEEFVSWLLAGKIGAAGVVTGDDFSFGKGRTGNVETLRTLGAHSGIIAEAVAPVLVDGERVSSGRIRDSLKGGDIGHATHLLSRDFAIEDIVQKGDQRGRQLGYPTANLVLGDYLRPKYGIYAVRVTLDDGSEHPGVASLGVRPTFTPPQELLEAHLFNFDGDLYGRKIEVALHAFIREELKFDGIEPLIAHMKDDEAKARRLLALD; encoded by the coding sequence ATGCAGCGCGCGACCATCGACGACGTCCCCGACGACCTGAAGGGGAGCATCGTCGCCCTCGGCAACTTCGACGGCTTTCATCTCGGTCACCAAGCGGTGGTCGGACGCGCGGTGCAGCGCGGCTTCCACGAGCGGCGGAAGGTCATCGTCGCGACGTTCGAGCCGCACCCCGTCCGCTACTTCAAGCCCGACCTCCCGCCCTTTCGCCTCACCACCCTCGACCAGCGCGAGGAGCTGTTCGCCCACGCCGGCGCCGACGCCATGCTGGTGTTCGAATTCGGCGAGAAGCTGCGCGAGACGAGCGCCGAGGAGTTCGTCTCCTGGCTGCTCGCCGGCAAGATCGGCGCCGCCGGCGTCGTCACTGGCGACGACTTCAGCTTCGGCAAGGGCCGCACCGGAAACGTCGAGACGCTGCGCACGCTCGGTGCTCATTCCGGAATCATCGCCGAAGCCGTCGCGCCCGTCCTCGTCGACGGCGAGCGCGTCTCCTCCGGACGCATTCGTGACTCGCTGAAAGGCGGCGACATCGGCCACGCCACCCACCTCCTCAGCCGCGACTTCGCGATCGAGGACATCGTCCAGAAGGGCGACCAGCGCGGCCGCCAGCTCGGCTATCCGACTGCCAACCTCGTCCTCGGCGACTATCTCCGCCCGAAGTACGGCATCTACGCCGTCCGCGTGACCCTCGACGACGGCAGCGAGCACCCAGGCGTCGCCAGTCTCGGCGTCCGCCCCACCTTCACTCCGCCGCAGGAGCTGCTCGAGGCCCACCTCTTCAATTTCGACGGCGATCTTTACGGCCGCAAGATCGAGGTCGCGCTCCACGCCTTCATCCGCGAGGAATTGAAGTTCGATGGCATCGAGCCGCTGATCGCCCATATGAAGGACGACGAGGCCAAGGCGCGGCGCCTGCTCGCGCTCGACTAA
- the ileS gene encoding isoleucine--tRNA ligase — protein MADAPEQTKTDYRPTVFLPKTDFPMKAGLPQKEPAIAARWESEGLYQQIRAAREGREKFIFHDGPPYANGDIHIGHALNHTLKDMVVRTQTLLGKDAPYVPGWDCHGLPIEWKVEEQYRKKKLNKDEVPAKEFRAECRAYAQHWVDVQREQLKRLGISAQWDKPYLTMAYFAEGTIVSELFKFAESGQLYRGAKPVMWSPVEKTALAEAEIEYEDITSTQIDVAFEIVESPIPELVGAHAVIWTTTPWTIPVNQGIAYGPDVEYGIYTWGVGGTDGSETSARAAHDIVAEAFPWLAEASGLVLASDLVSEVEKRLQKATASAGDVELILDSDGSTFKGSDLAGTFARHPMHKLGGFFAKPRPFLPGDFVTTDQGTGLVHMAPDHGEDDFELCKANGIDPVFAVDAGGMYRPDWAWLGGQGSVINAKFNAPDGPICSDLREAGALLASSADFVHSYPHSWRSKAKVIYRCTPQWFIAMDKPIAQFSPITRPEQRWENEGGGVNPVEDEPSSSPTLRDLAMRAIGQTRFVPEKGRNRLGSMVEGRPDWVISRQRAWGVPIALFVERKTGELLVDREVNQRIVEAITANGVDAWDPTNAAAFLGDARNPDDYEMVTDILDVWFDSGCTHVFTLESGHWPEERWPADLYLEGSDQHRGWFQSSLLESCGTRGRAPYDAVLTHGFTMDSKGMKMSKSLGNTVNPLDLMKEYGADILRLWALSVDFTEDHRIGKEILAGVADQYRKLRNTFRYLLGALDGFGEADRLTDVAAFPELERYMLHLTAELDAKIRQAVADFDFNTYVRALTDFCNEDLSAFYFDIRKDVLYCETNPQTGFETDKRRAYRTVLDTLFHSLVRWLAPVLVFTSEEVWGTRYPEAGSVHLLVWPEIPQVGADDMKWARLRELRASVTEAIEPMRRDKIVGSSLEAEVTLPDLPASPEELAELFIVSAVRQGDAFGVTKTENHKCGRCWRFLPEVKADGELDHRCEEVLNA, from the coding sequence ATGGCCGACGCCCCTGAACAGACCAAGACCGACTACCGCCCGACCGTCTTCCTGCCCAAGACCGACTTCCCGATGAAGGCCGGCCTGCCGCAGAAGGAGCCGGCGATCGCCGCGCGCTGGGAATCGGAAGGCCTCTACCAGCAGATCCGCGCCGCGCGCGAAGGCCGCGAGAAGTTCATCTTCCACGACGGCCCGCCCTACGCCAACGGCGACATCCACATCGGCCACGCGCTCAATCACACGCTCAAGGACATGGTCGTCCGCACCCAGACCCTGCTCGGCAAGGACGCCCCCTACGTGCCCGGCTGGGACTGTCACGGCCTCCCCATCGAGTGGAAGGTCGAGGAGCAGTACCGAAAGAAGAAGCTCAACAAGGACGAGGTCCCGGCGAAGGAATTCCGCGCCGAATGCCGCGCCTACGCCCAGCATTGGGTCGATGTTCAGCGCGAGCAGCTGAAGCGCCTCGGTATCAGCGCGCAGTGGGACAAGCCCTATCTGACGATGGCCTATTTTGCCGAAGGCACGATCGTCTCCGAACTGTTCAAGTTCGCCGAGAGCGGCCAGCTTTACCGCGGCGCCAAACCGGTGATGTGGTCGCCGGTCGAGAAGACCGCGCTCGCCGAAGCCGAAATCGAATATGAGGACATCACCTCGACCCAGATCGACGTGGCGTTCGAGATCGTCGAGAGCCCGATCCCGGAACTGGTCGGCGCGCATGCGGTCATCTGGACGACAACGCCGTGGACGATCCCGGTCAACCAAGGAATCGCTTACGGGCCTGACGTCGAATATGGCATTTACACGTGGGGCGTGGGAGGAACTGACGGATCCGAAACGTCGGCTCGGGCAGCTCACGATATAGTGGCCGAGGCATTTCCCTGGCTTGCGGAGGCGTCCGGCCTAGTGCTCGCCAGTGACTTGGTTTCAGAAGTCGAAAAGCGCCTGCAAAAGGCGACCGCCTCAGCTGGCGACGTTGAACTTATATTGGACTCAGATGGGTCGACCTTCAAAGGCTCCGACCTCGCCGGTACCTTCGCCCGCCACCCAATGCACAAGCTTGGCGGCTTCTTCGCCAAGCCGCGTCCGTTCCTGCCCGGCGACTTCGTTACCACCGACCAAGGCACGGGCCTCGTCCACATGGCGCCCGACCATGGCGAGGACGATTTCGAACTGTGCAAGGCGAACGGGATCGACCCCGTCTTCGCCGTCGATGCGGGCGGCATGTACCGGCCCGACTGGGCGTGGCTCGGCGGCCAGGGCAGCGTCATCAACGCCAAGTTCAACGCCCCCGACGGCCCGATCTGTTCGGACCTGCGCGAGGCAGGCGCTCTGCTCGCCTCCAGCGCGGACTTCGTCCACAGCTACCCGCATTCGTGGCGCTCGAAGGCCAAGGTCATCTACCGCTGCACGCCGCAATGGTTCATCGCGATGGACAAGCCCATCGCGCAATTTTCGCCGATCACTCGGCCCGAGCAGCGCTGGGAGAATGAAGGCGGCGGGGTCAACCCGGTCGAGGACGAACCGTCGAGCAGCCCGACGCTGCGCGATCTCGCGATGCGCGCCATCGGCCAGACGCGCTTCGTCCCCGAAAAGGGCCGCAATCGCCTCGGCTCGATGGTCGAAGGCCGCCCCGACTGGGTAATCAGCCGCCAGCGCGCTTGGGGCGTGCCGATCGCGCTCTTCGTCGAGCGCAAGACCGGCGAGCTGCTTGTCGACCGCGAGGTCAACCAGCGCATCGTCGAGGCGATCACCGCCAACGGCGTCGACGCCTGGGACCCGACCAACGCCGCCGCCTTCCTCGGAGACGCGCGCAACCCCGACGATTACGAAATGGTCACCGACATTCTCGATGTCTGGTTCGACAGCGGCTGCACCCATGTTTTCACGCTCGAAAGCGGCCACTGGCCCGAAGAGCGCTGGCCCGCTGACCTCTATCTCGAGGGCTCCGACCAGCATCGCGGCTGGTTCCAGTCGTCGCTTCTGGAAAGCTGCGGCACCCGCGGCCGAGCACCTTACGACGCGGTCCTGACCCACGGCTTCACGATGGACTCAAAGGGCATGAAAATGTCCAAGAGCCTCGGCAACACCGTCAACCCGCTCGACCTGATGAAGGAATATGGCGCCGACATCCTGCGGCTGTGGGCGCTGTCGGTCGACTTCACCGAGGACCACCGCATCGGCAAGGAAATCCTCGCCGGCGTCGCCGACCAGTACCGCAAGCTCCGCAACACCTTCCGCTATCTGCTCGGCGCGCTCGACGGGTTCGGCGAGGCTGACCGCCTGACCGACGTCGCTGCCTTCCCGGAGCTGGAGCGCTACATGCTCCACCTCACCGCCGAGCTCGACGCCAAGATTCGCCAGGCGGTCGCGGACTTCGACTTCAACACCTATGTCCGCGCGCTGACCGACTTCTGCAACGAGGACCTGTCGGCCTTCTATTTCGATATCCGCAAGGATGTCCTCTATTGCGAGACGAACCCGCAGACAGGGTTCGAAACCGACAAGCGCCGCGCCTACCGCACCGTCCTCGACACCCTGTTCCATTCCCTCGTTCGCTGGCTCGCGCCCGTGCTCGTGTTCACGAGCGAGGAAGTATGGGGCACGCGCTATCCGGAAGCCGGCTCGGTGCACCTCCTGGTGTGGCCGGAAATCCCGCAGGTCGGCGCCGACGACATGAAATGGGCCAGGCTGCGCGAACTTCGCGCCTCGGTGACCGAAGCGATCGAGCCCATGCGGCGCGACAAGATCGTCG